A window from Micromonospora terminaliae encodes these proteins:
- a CDS encoding extracellular solute-binding protein, producing the protein MATKRRAGAALALLVTSALVVAGCNSGGEDEASSEGELYKNPVTLTWWHNAPQDGPGKTYWEKVAKDFSALHPTVKIEIEAIETNQLQRTRIPAALLSNDPPDVFMSWGGGEMVEQVEADYLKDITDQTKTEVANMGKAAEIWQVNGKQYGLPFRMGIEGIWYNKDMFAQAGISAPPTTFEELNAAVTKLKAINVTPIAVGAGDKWPAAHWWYNFALRACSVDTLKKASKDKVFDDPCFVKAGQDLKAFIDTKPFQNNFIATPGQNDPTSANGLLANGKAAMELMGDWNRGTLDNVATDKAKLAKFLGWFPVPAISGSAGDPKAALGGGDGFACSKKAPAECVEFLKYIASPEVQKGYAETGTGLPVVKGAEAGITDPALKSILQATSEASYVQLWLDTAYGSTVGTAMNDGIVGIFSGKGTPEQVVAGMKAAASK; encoded by the coding sequence ATGGCGACGAAGCGCCGTGCAGGTGCCGCCCTGGCACTTCTTGTGACAAGCGCTCTCGTCGTCGCTGGTTGCAACAGCGGCGGCGAGGACGAGGCGTCCAGTGAGGGCGAGCTGTACAAGAACCCGGTGACCCTGACCTGGTGGCACAACGCGCCCCAGGACGGGCCCGGAAAGACCTACTGGGAGAAGGTCGCCAAGGACTTCTCCGCGCTCCACCCGACCGTCAAGATCGAGATCGAGGCGATCGAGACCAACCAGCTGCAGCGCACCCGCATCCCCGCCGCGCTGCTGAGCAACGACCCGCCGGACGTCTTCATGTCGTGGGGCGGCGGCGAGATGGTCGAGCAGGTGGAGGCCGACTACCTCAAGGACATCACCGACCAGACCAAGACCGAGGTTGCCAACATGGGCAAAGCGGCCGAGATCTGGCAGGTGAACGGCAAGCAGTACGGCCTGCCGTTCCGGATGGGCATCGAGGGCATCTGGTACAACAAGGACATGTTCGCGCAGGCGGGCATCAGTGCTCCGCCGACCACGTTCGAAGAGCTCAACGCCGCGGTCACGAAGCTCAAGGCCATCAACGTCACCCCGATCGCCGTGGGCGCCGGGGACAAGTGGCCCGCCGCGCACTGGTGGTACAACTTCGCGCTGCGCGCCTGCTCGGTCGACACCCTGAAGAAGGCGTCCAAGGACAAGGTCTTCGACGACCCGTGCTTCGTGAAGGCCGGCCAGGACCTGAAGGCCTTCATCGACACCAAGCCGTTCCAGAACAACTTCATCGCCACGCCGGGCCAGAACGACCCGACCAGCGCCAACGGCCTGCTCGCCAACGGCAAGGCCGCGATGGAGCTGATGGGCGACTGGAACCGGGGCACGCTGGACAACGTCGCCACGGACAAGGCCAAGCTCGCCAAGTTCCTCGGCTGGTTCCCCGTGCCGGCGATCTCCGGTTCCGCCGGTGACCCCAAGGCGGCGCTCGGCGGCGGCGACGGGTTCGCCTGCTCGAAGAAGGCCCCGGCCGAGTGCGTCGAGTTCCTCAAGTACATCGCGAGCCCCGAGGTGCAGAAGGGCTACGCCGAGACCGGCACCGGCCTGCCCGTGGTCAAGGGCGCGGAGGCCGGCATCACGGACCCCGCGCTGAAGTCCATCCTGCAGGCCACGTCCGAGGCGAGCTACGTCCAGCTCTGGCTCGACACGGCCTACGGCAGCACCGTGGGCACCGCGATGAACGACGGGATCGTCGGCATCTTCTCGGGCAAGGGGACGCCGGAGCAGGTCGTCGCGGGGATGAAGGCAGCCGCGAGCAAGTGA
- a CDS encoding LacI family DNA-binding transcriptional regulator: MVFPERVKMSDVARTAGVSVATVSKVVNGRYGVAQATVERVQQVIHELGYEASLGAQSLRSHRTNVLGILVAEFEPFSTELLKGASREVAGSGYQLLAYSSGDGEGAAIGWERRSLARLSGTLIDGAVIVTPTVIETKDGFHVVAVDPHTGPSGLPTVDSDNFAGAVLATNYLLSLGHRRIGHISGRPDLESARLREAGFRKAMADADVPVDERIVRVGGFRVESAASTAAELLALPDRPTAIFAGNDLSAISTMDVARSMGLAVPDDLSVIGFDNVPESALVNPPLTTIMQPLQRMGGEALRLLIDLIAGVERDTHIRLPTELVVRASCRPYR; encoded by the coding sequence GTGGTGTTCCCCGAGCGCGTCAAGATGTCGGACGTGGCACGTACCGCCGGCGTCTCGGTGGCAACCGTATCGAAGGTTGTCAATGGCCGCTACGGCGTGGCCCAGGCGACCGTGGAGCGCGTCCAGCAGGTCATCCACGAGCTCGGCTACGAGGCCAGCCTCGGGGCGCAGAGCCTGCGCAGCCACCGCACCAACGTGCTCGGCATCCTGGTCGCCGAGTTCGAGCCGTTCTCGACCGAACTGCTCAAGGGGGCGTCCCGGGAGGTCGCCGGCAGCGGATACCAGCTCCTGGCCTACTCCAGCGGCGACGGCGAGGGCGCCGCCATAGGCTGGGAACGGCGCTCGCTGGCCCGCCTGTCCGGGACCCTGATCGACGGCGCCGTGATCGTCACGCCGACCGTGATCGAGACCAAGGACGGCTTCCACGTCGTGGCCGTCGACCCCCACACCGGCCCGTCCGGCCTGCCCACCGTCGACTCGGACAACTTCGCCGGCGCCGTGCTCGCCACCAACTACCTGCTGTCGCTCGGCCACCGCCGCATCGGGCACATCAGCGGACGCCCCGACCTGGAGTCGGCGCGCCTCCGCGAGGCCGGTTTCCGCAAGGCCATGGCCGACGCCGACGTGCCGGTGGACGAGCGGATCGTGCGCGTCGGCGGCTTCCGGGTCGAGAGCGCTGCCAGCACCGCGGCGGAACTGCTCGCGCTCCCGGACCGGCCGACGGCCATCTTCGCGGGAAACGACCTCTCGGCGATCTCGACGATGGACGTCGCCCGGAGCATGGGCCTCGCGGTGCCCGACGATCTGTCCGTGATCGGTTTCGACAACGTCCCGGAGTCGGCGCTGGTGAACCCTCCGCTGACCACGATCATGCAACCGCTGCAGCGCATGGGCGGCGAGGCGTTGCGCCTGCTCATCGACCTGATCGCCGGCGTCGAGCGCGACACGCACATCCGGCTGCCCACCGAGCTGGTCGTCCGGGCCTCCTGCCGCCCCTACCGGTGA